One genomic window of Aulosira sp. FACHB-615 includes the following:
- a CDS encoding 1-acyl-sn-glycerol-3-phosphate acyltransferase — MIKLDFSQNTQQIKPTSQKSLNHQVADTTSQVSPLLGPIAYRLGRHLLLPLFFGRITITGQHNVPTTGPIILAPTHRARWDALIVPYATSLITGGDLRFMVTITECQGLQGWFIRRLGGFPVDPQHPTISTLRHGVSLLEQRKTLVIFPEGGIFRDGKVHPLKPGIARLSLTAEMNHPGLGVKIVPMSINYSEPYPNWGTDVHINIGSPINVAEYTNGSVKQNAKRMTDELAKELQSLNHQEAEVTNGQWSMVNGQ, encoded by the coding sequence ATGATAAAACTTGACTTCTCCCAAAATACGCAACAGATCAAGCCAACATCACAGAAATCATTAAATCATCAGGTGGCTGATACTACCTCACAGGTTTCTCCCTTGTTAGGGCCGATAGCGTATCGTTTGGGACGACATCTGCTTTTACCTTTGTTCTTCGGCAGAATTACCATCACGGGACAACACAATGTTCCCACAACAGGGCCAATTATCTTAGCACCCACCCACCGGGCGCGTTGGGATGCTTTAATTGTCCCTTACGCTACTTCTCTAATTACTGGGGGAGATTTGCGCTTTATGGTGACTATCACTGAATGCCAGGGCTTACAAGGCTGGTTTATCCGTCGTTTAGGTGGGTTCCCTGTAGATCCACAACATCCGACAATTTCCACCTTACGACATGGCGTTTCTTTACTAGAACAAAGAAAAACCTTGGTCATCTTTCCCGAAGGCGGCATTTTCCGCGATGGTAAGGTTCATCCTTTAAAGCCAGGAATTGCCCGCTTGTCTTTGACTGCGGAAATGAATCACCCAGGACTGGGGGTCAAAATTGTGCCTATGAGTATCAATTACAGCGAACCCTATCCCAACTGGGGTACAGATGTGCATATTAACATCGGCAGCCCGATTAATGTTGCAGAATATACTAACGGTTCTGTCAAACAAAATGCAAAACGGATGACAGATGAGTTAGCCAAGGAACTGCAAAGCTTAAATCATCAAGAAGCAGAAGTGACTAATGGGCAATGGTCAATGGTTAATGGTCAATAG